The Streptomyces phaeolivaceus genome has a window encoding:
- a CDS encoding anti-sigma factor antagonist, with translation MTIEWRYTAEQDLGVLSVSGFLGPDAVHRFAGAIGWVVGRGSGPVIVDLAELGSWSAEGQLAIIDAARRLAAAGRSLELAAIPADGSLVPDADCPSIPVHSDLAGALAAHSMRHGEPAEGRHEWRATGWPTADDAGE, from the coding sequence ATGACCATCGAGTGGCGCTACACCGCCGAGCAGGATCTCGGTGTCCTGTCCGTCTCCGGATTCCTGGGCCCGGACGCCGTCCATCGTTTTGCCGGTGCCATCGGCTGGGTGGTGGGACGTGGGAGTGGTCCGGTCATCGTCGACCTGGCCGAGCTGGGCAGCTGGTCGGCCGAGGGGCAGTTGGCGATCATCGATGCCGCGCGTCGTCTCGCTGCGGCGGGCCGCAGTCTGGAGCTGGCCGCGATCCCCGCGGACGGCTCCCTCGTGCCTGACGCGGACTGCCCGTCCATCCCCGTACACAGCGATCTGGCCGGTGCGCTCGCGGCCCACAGCATGCGGCACGGCGAGCCGGCGGAGGGCCGCCACGAGTGGCGGGCGACAGGGTGGCCGACCGCAGACGACGCCGGAGAGTGA
- a CDS encoding 2-phosphosulfolactate phosphatase yields the protein MGDWAVQSGSGIRFEWGPAGAGRLAGNAACLVVVDVLSFTTAVSVAVAQGIRVLPFWLPEGPTAPTARAAAQKAAGVYARQSGARLAVARRAVTPDSPWSLSPAHLRAAPFVARLVLPSANGAAIAAAAPPGVRVVAACLRNITAVGSWLTARGYGTPQRPVAVIAAGERWPDGTLRPALEDLLGAGALISDLHAQGAGPLSAEAAAAKAAYEGTADLTHTVAAGASGRQLASTGFATDVAIATEEDSCTVVPVRDGDGAFASG from the coding sequence ATGGGTGACTGGGCCGTCCAGTCCGGCAGCGGGATCCGCTTCGAGTGGGGGCCTGCCGGAGCGGGCCGCCTCGCCGGGAACGCCGCCTGTCTGGTCGTCGTCGACGTACTGTCCTTCACCACAGCGGTGAGCGTCGCCGTCGCGCAGGGCATCCGGGTGCTCCCGTTCTGGCTGCCGGAGGGCCCCACCGCCCCGACCGCGCGGGCCGCGGCACAGAAGGCCGCCGGCGTCTACGCGCGCCAGTCCGGTGCGCGGCTGGCCGTCGCACGCCGCGCCGTCACGCCCGATAGTCCCTGGTCCCTGTCTCCGGCCCATCTGCGTGCCGCCCCGTTCGTCGCGCGCCTGGTGCTGCCGTCTGCGAACGGTGCGGCCATCGCGGCGGCCGCACCGCCGGGGGTGCGGGTGGTCGCCGCCTGTCTGCGCAACATCACCGCGGTCGGCAGCTGGCTCACCGCCCGCGGCTACGGCACCCCCCAGCGTCCGGTGGCCGTGATCGCCGCGGGCGAGCGATGGCCGGACGGCACCCTGCGCCCCGCGCTGGAGGACCTGCTGGGCGCCGGCGCCCTCATCTCCGATCTGCACGCCCAGGGCGCGGGACCGCTGTCCGCCGAGGCAGCCGCCGCGAAAGCGGCCTACGAGGGCACCGCCGACCTCACGCACACGGTCGCCGCCGGCGCCTCCGGCCGTCAGCTGGCCTCCACCGGCTTCGCCACGGACGTGGCCATCGCCACCGAGGAGGACAGCTGCACCGTCGTACCCGTACGGGACGGTGACGGCGCCTTCGCCTCCGGCTGA
- a CDS encoding ArsR/SmtB family transcription factor codes for MSTPLYQLKAEFFKTIGHPARIRVLELLSEREHAVAEMLPEVGIEPAHLSQQLAVLRRANLVVTRKEGSTVYYSLTSPHIAELLRVARTILSGVLAGQAELLADLQAARTEAKPPS; via the coding sequence ATGAGTACGCCGCTGTACCAACTGAAGGCCGAGTTCTTCAAGACGATCGGCCACCCGGCCCGCATCCGGGTGCTGGAGCTGCTGAGCGAGCGCGAGCACGCGGTCGCGGAGATGCTGCCCGAGGTGGGCATCGAGCCGGCGCACCTGTCGCAGCAGCTCGCGGTGCTGCGCCGGGCGAATTTGGTGGTGACCCGCAAGGAGGGCTCGACCGTGTACTACTCGCTGACCAGCCCGCACATCGCCGAGCTGCTCAGGGTCGCCCGCACCATCCTGTCCGGGGTACTGGCCGGGCAGGCCGAACTGCTGGCCGATCTTCAGGCCGCGCGGACGGAGGCGAAACCGCCGTCCTAG